One Candidatus Rokuibacteriota bacterium genomic window, GGGTTGTTGAGGTTCAGCGCGACGCCGAAGCGCTCGTAGCCCGTTTCCGGGGAGCCGTAGTTGTTGGCGTCGATCGCGCCCGTGATGAGACGGTCCTTCTCCACGTCGAGGACGATGTCCGTGGTGCCCGTCCCCGCCCCGGGCCTGAGCGTGCTCTTGACGACGAGACCGGGCAGGTCGTTGAGGAGGAGGAGGCCCCGCTCGAAGTCGCTCGCCTCGAAGACGCGATCCGGGGACCGGGGCTCGACGTACCGGCGCAGGTAGTCGGCGCTGAAGTGGCGCAGTCCGGTGATGTCGATCTTCGCAACGCGCCCCTCGACAACGGCGATCTCGACCACGCCCCCGCGCATCTCCTGCGGCGGCACGTAGGCCCGGGCCAGGATGTACCCGTGCCCCCGGTAGAAGGCGGTGATGAGGGCGGCGAAGTCCTTGATCTGGGCGAGCGTCAGCTCGCGCCCCTCCCCCTCCGCCAGCTGGGCTTGAAGCTGCGCTTGGGGAAACACGGTGGCGCCCGTGACGACGAAGCGGGACACGACGACCCGCGTGTCGTCGGGGGAAGGGGCCTGGGACTGGGCGCGGGCGCCTGGCGCCAGGGCGGGAAGGGCCAGCAGGGTCAGAACCGAGGCCGCCAGATACCAGTGACGCCGGATTACTCTATGAGTATCCAGTGGGCCCTGCACTGGAGAAGTTTAACGCATTTGCCGCATCAGATCGCCAAAAACGATCCCTCACGGGCCCGGACGGCGGTAGAATGCGCGCGCCGTGCCCGTGTACTCCCACTCCCGACTCGGCGTCTACGAGACCTGCCCGCGCCAGTACCGCTTCCAGTACGTGGACAAGGTGCCGGTGCCCGAGGTCAGGACCGTGGAGATGTTCCTGGGCAGCCAGGTCCATTCGGCGCTGGAAGATCTCTACCGCGACGTGACGCGCGGGAAGGTCCCGCCCCTCGAGGAGATCCTCGACGGCTATCGCGCGCGCTGGGCCGAGGAGTGGATGGAGGACATCGTGATCCGGCGCGAGGGCGCGTCGGCCGGCGAGTACCGCCTCCAGGGCGAGGGGCACCTCGCGTCCTACTACGGCCGCTATCACCCGTTCGACGGCGAGCGCACCGTGGCCGTCGAGCGGCGCGTGATGTTCCCGCTCGCGGAAGCGCGGAAGATCTGGATGCAGGGCTACGTGGATCGTCTCTCGGTCACGCGGGACGGCCTCTGGCAGATCCACGACTACAAGACGGGGCGCTGGGTGCCGACGCAGGAAGCGCTCGACCGCGACCGCCAGCTGGCGCTCTACCAGATCGGCGTCCAGCGCGATTTCCCGCGCGAGGCCGAGCGCGTCGAGCTGGTCTGGCACTACCTGGCTCACGATCTCGAATTGCGCTCCCGCAGAGAGCCCGCGGCGCTCGAGAGCCTCGCGGCCGAGACGCTCGCCCTGATCGACACCATCCAGGCCGACACGACATTCGAAACGGTCACGGGCAATCACTGCGACCGCTGCTCCTACCGCAGCATCTGCCCCGCCTGGGCTATCCCCGCAGATCCTCCAGGAATTCTGACGCCGGATTGACGCCCGTCACCAGCAGGTGATCGCGCGCACGGGTACACACCACGTAGAGTAGGTGGCGCTCGGTGTCGTACACTTCCTCGAGGTCGCCTTCATCCGTGACTGCCTCGATCCGTGCTTGCAGCGGCAACACCTCGTCGTCACAGGCCATGACGGCCACCGAGCGAAATTCCAGTCCCTTGCTCAGGTGCATGGTTCCGACGGACACGTGGTCGCGCACCGTCTTCACGTCGTCATCGAGCAGCGCCGCGAGCAGCCCCGCCGTCTCTACCGCCGCGCGCGCCCTCGGTAGTTCGGCGGGGGAGCGGACGAAGACGGCCATTTCCCCAGGCGTCACGCCCTCCAACGCGCGCTCCGCCAGCCAGCGGCCCACCATCGTGGACTCTTCCTCGGCGCTGTCAAGCACGCGGATTACCGGGTCCGCCCCATTGAACACGGAGATCGCGCCGCCCCGGTCCTCCGTGTTGCCGTCCACGTCGGTGACGTGCTTTCCGAGCAGGCGGTCCGCCTGCGCCCTGATCTGGTGCGACGTCCGGTAGTTGATGCGCAGCGTCCCCGACCGTCCGCGGATGTCCACGCCGAGCGACCGCCACGAAAAGGGCAGTTGGAAGATCCGCTGCCCGAGATCACCGGCGAAGAAGAGGGCGTCCGGCCGGCCGCCGCCGAGCGCGGCGACGAAGCGGAGCTGCGCAACGCTCACGTCCTGCGCCTCGTCCACGATCACGAAGTCATATGGCAGCCGCTCACCCGCGGCGAGGTGCCCTGCGAGCCGGCTATACAAGTCCGCCTGCGTCACGAGCCTCCGCTCGTTCAGTCCCGCCCGCACCCGCTCGAAGATCGCCCAAAGCGCCTGCCGCTGCTTCTCCGGCAGCCGCGTCTTCCGCCCGAGGCGGGCCACGTCGCGGTACGCCTCCCACGAATCGATCTGCCACGCGTCCACGACCTCTCT contains:
- a CDS encoding PD-(D/E)XK nuclease family protein; amino-acid sequence: MPVYSHSRLGVYETCPRQYRFQYVDKVPVPEVRTVEMFLGSQVHSALEDLYRDVTRGKVPPLEEILDGYRARWAEEWMEDIVIRREGASAGEYRLQGEGHLASYYGRYHPFDGERTVAVERRVMFPLAEARKIWMQGYVDRLSVTRDGLWQIHDYKTGRWVPTQEALDRDRQLALYQIGVQRDFPREAERVELVWHYLAHDLELRSRREPAALESLAAETLALIDTIQADTTFETVTGNHCDRCSYRSICPAWAIPADPPGILTPD